Within Paenibacillus albicereus, the genomic segment CGGCTCCGGCGTCAAGCCGTGCTCGCGGCAAGCGCGCAGCATGCCCTGCAGGCGCCTCGTGCCCTGCATGTCGTCGGTCTTGAACAATCCCGCGAGACGCGTGTGGCCGAGCCGCAGCAGGTGGGCGGCGGCGGCATGGCCGCCTGCCTCGTCGTCTACCTTGACGCAGGGGCAGTCCAGATCCGGATAGCGCTCGTTGATCATGACGAGCGGGATGCCGTCCAGCTGGAGCCGCACGTACAGGTCCAGGTTCGTGTTGCCCTGGGCGCTGCGGGTCGGCTCGACGATCAGCCCCTTGACCGGGTGGGCGAGCATGCGCTCGAGCCCCTCGCGCTCCGCCTCCTTGCTGTTGTCCGTGCTCGACAGCAGCAGCCCGCAGCCGCGGCTTCTCAGCTCGGCCTCCGCCCCGCGCACGAGATGAGGGAAGATATAGTCCGAGATGTACGTCGTAATCATGCCGACGGCCGTGCCGCCGACGGCTCCGGCGCGCGCCGACGAAGCCGCGAACGTGCCTTTGCCGTGCACGCGGTAGAGCAGCCCGTCGCGGACCAGCTCGCCGATCGTCTGGCGCACCGTCTGGCGGCTCAGCCCGAACTCGGACGCCAGCTCGTTCTCGGACGGCAGCTGCTCGTCCGCCCGGTATTTGCCCGCCTGCAGCCAGCCTTCGATCTGCTGCTTCAGCAAGCGGTATTTCGGTTGTCTGTCCTCCATGCCTGCACCCCGTCCATCAAGCTACCGATCAGTATACCATAGGACGGGCTTGTACGGACATGTCGACGAGCGCTAAGGACGGTTGCGGTTCGACTGTTCCCGGAGCAGGTCGCGGATTTCGATGAGCAGCTTCTCCTCGCCGGTCAGCACGATTTCCTTCTCCGCCTGGCCTTCCTCGACCTTTTCCTTGCGCTTGAGCTTGCCGAGCAGGCGGATGAACAGGAAGATCGAGAACGAGACGATGAAGAAGTCGATGATCGACTGCAGGAACAGGCCGTACTTCAGCGTCGTATCGCCGAACGTCGCCGCCAGCCCGGAGACGTCGACGCCGCCGAGCACGATGCCGAGCAGCGGCGTCACGATGTCGGCGACGAGCGAGCTGACCATCTTGCCGAAGGCGGCTCCGATGATGACCGCGATCGCCAGCTCCATGATGTTGCCTTTCATGGCGAATGCCTTGAAGTCTTTCCACATGGCTTGTCCACTCCTTTTTCGATGTGCCTGGGTAGATCGGAACGATCCCTTTCAGTATACCTTTTCCAGGCCGATCGGAAAGGAGCTTTTGCCGTCATGCCGGAATCGTGCGACGGGGCCCGCTTCCCGCGAAAAGCCGCCCTATCGCATAGGGCGGCTTTTCGGCATCGCATTCTTTTGAACGTACAGCGGTCAGCGGGCCGCCTTCACATACAGCCGCGCGCGCTCCTCCCAAATCTCGCCGGGCTCCAGGCGGAACAGCCCGATCTCCTCCGCCGGCAGCGGCGACTTGGGCGCGTTGACGAGGCTGACCTGCGGCTCGGGACAGAAGAAGCCCTCCGTCGCGAAGTTGTTCCAGATCATCCACTGCTTGTAGGACGTGCCGACGTCGTAGACGAGCGTAAGGCCCGCTTTGGCGTCCGTCAGCTCCATCCGGTTGCGGCCTTGCTGCGGCACGGCCGTGTAATGGTTGTCCATCGCCGCGTGGAACGGATCGACGCCCTCTCCCTTGAGCTGCTCCTCCTCGGGGCTGAGCGGCTGATGGCGCGAGGTCGGCAGCATGCGCTCGTCCAGCTCCCAGCGCTCGCCGATCGTCAGCTTGACCTTGCAGTCGGACGCCGCGCTGCCGGGATGGAACGGCGCCCGCACCGCCGTGTGGAAGGCGAGCAGGCAAGGCAGGGCGACGTCGCCTTCGTTGATGACCTGCACCTGCTGGGACAGGCCCAGCTCGCCCAGCTCGTAGCGGAGCCGGATCGTGTAGCGGAACGGGAAGCT encodes:
- a CDS encoding GntR family transcriptional regulator, producing MEDRQPKYRLLKQQIEGWLQAGKYRADEQLPSENELASEFGLSRQTVRQTIGELVRDGLLYRVHGKGTFAASSARAGAVGGTAVGMITTYISDYIFPHLVRGAEAELRSRGCGLLLSSTDNSKEAEREGLERMLAHPVKGLIVEPTRSAQGNTNLDLYVRLQLDGIPLVMINERYPDLDCPCVKVDDEAGGHAAAAHLLRLGHTRLAGLFKTDDMQGTRRLQGMLRACREHGLTPEPDRLVLYASEDKATKPAAAARRLLELPEGERPTALVCYNDELAVQLVDLALGLGLSVPDELSVVGFDDSQLALAGPVKLTTLSHPKAELGARAARLLLDLADGGPPPPQEQLVYAPELIERGSTAPWNGK
- the mscL gene encoding large conductance mechanosensitive channel protein MscL produces the protein MWKDFKAFAMKGNIMELAIAVIIGAAFGKMVSSLVADIVTPLLGIVLGGVDVSGLAATFGDTTLKYGLFLQSIIDFFIVSFSIFLFIRLLGKLKRKEKVEEGQAEKEIVLTGEEKLLIEIRDLLREQSNRNRP
- a CDS encoding aldose 1-epimerase; protein product: MKHQAYEGTYQGEKAVWLRSGKYEAALLPEIGGNLIAFRDTESGSRFLNEPAAEEMEAFKARPMIHGIPVLFPPNRYEDGAFPWEGRTLQLPVNEPETGNHLHGFVYKVPWEIEDYGTTASSSYAVTAIRVDESHPSYASFPFRYTIRLRYELGELGLSQQVQVINEGDVALPCLLAFHTAVRAPFHPGSAASDCKVKLTIGERWELDERMLPTSRHQPLSPEEEQLKGEGVDPFHAAMDNHYTAVPQQGRNRMELTDAKAGLTLVYDVGTSYKQWMIWNNFATEGFFCPEPQVSLVNAPKSPLPAEEIGLFRLEPGEIWEERARLYVKAAR